A genomic stretch from Aerococcaceae bacterium zg-1292 includes:
- a CDS encoding TIGR01906 family membrane protein, which translates to MNQVKYAIAAIVTSIVALSVSISLVILTGQWSYQLFASFQDVATPVGLTKQQLFVNIAQLMHYLISPFQTNLSFANFSSSAGGLQHFVEVKRLMQWNFVLSIIGIIYLVWTLKPKRTKRVLYDVQQWLKLTAYFPLILLFFIVVAFDKLFVLFHQLFFRNDLWLFNPITDPIINVLPQSLFMMYFILAIVIYEVIVWLYRKAIR; encoded by the coding sequence ATGAATCAGGTGAAATATGCCATTGCTGCCATTGTGACCAGTATTGTTGCACTTAGTGTGTCGATTTCGCTTGTTATTTTAACAGGGCAGTGGAGCTATCAGCTGTTTGCGTCGTTTCAAGATGTGGCGACACCGGTTGGTTTAACTAAGCAACAATTGTTTGTAAATATTGCTCAATTGATGCATTATCTCATCTCGCCATTTCAAACTAATTTATCATTTGCTAATTTTTCAAGTTCAGCAGGAGGCTTGCAGCATTTTGTCGAAGTGAAACGATTGATGCAATGGAATTTTGTATTGAGCATTATCGGGATTATCTACCTCGTGTGGACGCTAAAACCCAAACGCACCAAGCGAGTGTTGTATGATGTTCAGCAATGGTTGAAGTTAACGGCGTATTTTCCTTTGATACTCCTCTTCTTTATTGTGGTAGCGTTTGACAAATTATTTGTGCTTTTTCATCAGTTGTTTTTCAGAAATGATTTATGGCTATTTAATCCTATAACGGATCCTATTATCAATGTCTTGCCGCAATCATTATTTATGATGTATTTTATTTTAGCGATTGTAATATATGAAGTAATTGTTTGGCTTTATCGAAAAGCGATAAGGTAA
- a CDS encoding YutD family protein: MKHRPVDTITTQIESILTSITTEGTESEKSVYLIDETTVQIKQQVYRVVKDYREGFDYVAFEARYQEYFDKFDFIVGDWGYDQLRLRGFYQLNRRKVPREQTIDYLEDYLKEYCNFGCKYFVLAKEEALLKYNQLTQAPSRSMKQSVKPTQKQIHTRNVKEQQEIVPPVKVKTAKKVKQRDNFQIKQSKRPKVKSVQPTKQADTKTSVVAQTNKRKFVIKEHQSK, translated from the coding sequence ATGAAACATCGACCGGTCGATACCATTACTACACAAATCGAATCTATTTTGACATCAATAACAACTGAAGGTACGGAATCTGAGAAAAGTGTCTATTTAATTGACGAAACAACGGTGCAAATTAAACAACAAGTGTACCGAGTTGTGAAAGATTATCGTGAAGGGTTTGATTATGTAGCGTTTGAAGCACGGTATCAAGAATATTTTGACAAATTTGACTTTATTGTTGGAGACTGGGGATATGACCAGCTACGTTTACGTGGTTTTTATCAATTAAATCGCCGTAAAGTACCACGTGAGCAGACCATTGACTATTTAGAAGATTATTTAAAAGAATATTGTAACTTCGGCTGTAAATACTTTGTATTAGCAAAAGAAGAAGCGCTCTTGAAATATAATCAATTAACGCAAGCGCCTAGTCGCTCGATGAAACAGTCAGTAAAACCAACGCAGAAACAAATTCATACACGAAATGTGAAAGAACAACAAGAAATTGTGCCGCCAGTAAAAGTGAAAACAGCGAAAAAAGTGAAGCAACGTGATAATTTCCAAATTAAACAATCGAAGCGTCCCAAAGTAAAATCAGTGCAACCAACTAAACAGGCAGATACGAAAACATCTGTGGTGGCGCAAACAAATAAACGTAAATTTGTGATTAAAGAACACCAATCCAAATAA
- a CDS encoding TIGR01457 family HAD-type hydrolase, producing the protein MKQYKAYLIDLDGTVYFGKNRIPTAEQFVKKLLVADIPFLFVTNNATKSPEEVAENLATNYDLPVTANHCYTSALALIDYLNAHHPNARIHVVGEASLKNLIQSAGYTIEQTNQADVVVQALDRQATYESLATAAQAIRNGAAFLVTNTDRSIPTENGMMPSSGALTAFLQHTTRVEPVVMGKPYRPILEGCLHQLGLSVEEVLMIGDNYETDIRVGIDAGMDTLLVLTGVTSKADVADLPVAPTYVLQDLSEWELAK; encoded by the coding sequence TTGAAACAGTATAAAGCATATTTAATTGATTTAGATGGAACGGTATATTTTGGAAAAAATCGTATTCCGACAGCAGAACAATTCGTAAAGAAGTTATTGGTAGCAGATATTCCATTTCTTTTTGTGACTAATAATGCGACAAAAAGTCCAGAAGAAGTAGCTGAAAATTTAGCGACAAATTATGATTTGCCGGTAACAGCAAACCATTGTTATACATCAGCATTGGCATTAATTGATTACTTAAATGCGCATCATCCCAATGCAAGGATACACGTGGTAGGAGAAGCATCATTGAAAAACTTGATTCAATCAGCGGGTTATACTATTGAACAAACGAATCAAGCAGATGTAGTTGTACAAGCGTTAGACCGTCAGGCAACGTACGAATCATTGGCGACAGCAGCGCAAGCAATTCGAAATGGCGCAGCATTTCTAGTGACGAATACGGACCGCAGTATACCGACTGAAAATGGGATGATGCCGAGTTCAGGCGCCTTAACGGCATTTTTACAACATACAACGCGTGTCGAACCGGTTGTTATGGGCAAACCTTATCGTCCGATTTTAGAGGGATGTTTGCATCAATTAGGCTTAAGTGTTGAAGAAGTGTTGATGATTGGAGATAACTACGAAACAGATATTCGAGTAGGCATCGATGCTGGGATGGATACTTTACTGGTGTTGACAGGGGTCACGTCCAAAGCGGATGTTGCTGATTTACCAGTTGCTCCCACATATGTATTACAAGACCTTTCTGAGTGGGAGTTGGCTAAATGA